Proteins from one Euzebya sp. genomic window:
- a CDS encoding sulfite oxidase — protein MTVTTDAPSRPPAAPPRAPAWASLLTGAVAAAVALGTSELLAGLIGPAPSLVLSVGNGVVELGAGTPVKDVAIALFGTGEKTALVIGTVVLALVFGAVLGWVADRVSVVAAGAGLVAFGLLGVGSTLASPLDSTAWAVVIAAAAVAAGVAVLVRLQARTARLHLGGASTAGPGEGAAGARREFLRIALGLAAVGGVVGVLGRTLNGRSRVASVRSTVTLPPAATAPEVPEAVSFEGIDGLTPFFTPNEDFYRIDTALMAPSVDVATWSLRVHGMVDTEVSLTYDDLLALEQFEADVTIACVSNEVGGDLIGTARWQGVRLADVLAMAGVQDGADQVVGRAVDGWTAGFPTEVALDGRDAMIAVAMNGEPLPVEHGFPARLIVPGLYGYVSATKWLQDIELTTWEAFDGYWVPRGWAKEGPVKTQSRIDVPRRGADVQPGRVVIAGVAWAQHRGVARVEVQIDDGPWQAAELADELNVDTWRQWRLEWDAAEGDHLIRVRATDADGMTQSEAPVPVAPDGAEGYHARSIRVA, from the coding sequence ATGACCGTGACCACCGACGCGCCGTCGCGGCCGCCCGCGGCGCCCCCCCGCGCCCCGGCCTGGGCGAGCCTGCTGACCGGCGCGGTCGCCGCGGCCGTGGCGCTCGGCACCTCCGAGCTGCTGGCCGGCCTGATCGGTCCGGCACCCTCCCTGGTGCTGTCGGTCGGCAACGGGGTCGTCGAGCTCGGCGCCGGCACGCCGGTCAAGGACGTCGCGATCGCGCTGTTCGGGACCGGGGAGAAGACCGCGCTGGTCATCGGCACGGTCGTGCTGGCGCTGGTGTTCGGTGCGGTGCTCGGGTGGGTCGCCGACCGCGTCTCGGTGGTGGCCGCCGGTGCCGGGCTCGTCGCCTTCGGGCTGCTCGGCGTCGGCTCGACGCTGGCGAGTCCCCTCGACTCGACGGCGTGGGCGGTGGTCATCGCGGCCGCGGCGGTCGCCGCCGGTGTCGCGGTGCTGGTCAGGCTGCAGGCGCGCACCGCCCGCCTCCACCTGGGAGGTGCGTCCACGGCGGGACCGGGGGAGGGGGCGGCGGGGGCGCGGCGGGAGTTCCTGCGCATCGCCCTGGGCCTCGCCGCCGTGGGCGGGGTCGTGGGGGTGCTGGGGCGCACGCTCAACGGGCGATCCCGCGTCGCGAGCGTCCGCTCCACCGTCACGTTGCCGCCTGCGGCGACGGCGCCGGAGGTGCCCGAGGCGGTGTCCTTCGAGGGGATCGACGGCCTGACGCCCTTCTTCACGCCGAACGAGGACTTCTACCGGATCGACACCGCGCTCATGGCCCCGAGCGTGGACGTCGCCACGTGGTCGCTGCGGGTCCACGGGATGGTCGACACAGAGGTCTCGCTGACCTACGACGACCTGCTGGCGCTCGAGCAGTTCGAAGCCGACGTCACCATCGCCTGCGTGTCGAACGAGGTGGGGGGCGACCTGATCGGGACCGCCCGCTGGCAGGGCGTGCGCCTGGCCGACGTGCTCGCCATGGCCGGCGTCCAGGACGGCGCGGACCAGGTGGTCGGGCGGGCCGTCGACGGGTGGACCGCCGGGTTCCCGACCGAGGTCGCCCTCGACGGGCGCGACGCGATGATCGCCGTCGCCATGAACGGCGAGCCGCTGCCGGTCGAGCACGGCTTCCCCGCCCGGCTGATCGTCCCCGGGCTCTACGGCTACGTCTCGGCCACCAAGTGGCTGCAGGACATCGAGCTGACGACCTGGGAGGCGTTCGACGGCTACTGGGTACCCCGCGGCTGGGCGAAGGAGGGTCCGGTCAAGACCCAGTCCCGGATCGACGTGCCCCGCCGCGGCGCCGACGTCCAACCCGGACGGGTCGTCATCGCCGGCGTCGCGTGGGCGCAGCACCGCGGCGTCGCGCGGGTCGAGGTCCAGATCGACGACGGCCCGTGGCAGGCGGCCGAGCTGGCCGACGAGCTGAACGTCGACACCTGGCGCCAGTGGCGCCTCGAGTGGGACGCCGCCGAGGGGGACCACCTGATCCGGGTGCGGGCCACCGACGCGGACGGCATGACGCAGTCCGAGGCCCCCGTGCCCGTGGCGCCCGACGGCGCCGAGGGCTACCACGCCCGCTCGATCAGGGTCGCGTGA
- the ppk1 gene encoding polyphosphate kinase 1 — translation MTTSTPPTPRHRSPRPPQPRGPDGRFRRTPTVDLDDPSLFSNRELSWLEFNRRVLALAADTSIPLLERLRFIAIFSSNLDEFFMVRVAGLQDQVAAGLQKRTPDGMSAVEQLEAISRRVRPMLDQSTHLVHEEILPLLARRGVGVVHVADLDERALHRFEQVFAEQVFPVLTPLAVDPGHPFPYISNLATSLAVTVRDAKTGHVKLARVKIPAVLPRFWQVPGTSRAWVPLEELIRWRLDALFPGMEVVDAHLFRVTRNADVAVDEDEAEDLLLAIQEQLSRRRFGAVVRLEVADDMPAETVARLQEELEISPVHTYAVRGLMGRADLTQLADLDQPTLRYEPWSPVPHPRLLPADDGTPVGPAKMFAEITAGDLLLRHPYQSFASSVERFITAAAEDPDVLAIKQTLYRTSGDPPIVTALTHAAEAGKQVVALVELKARFDEEANIGWARVLERAGVHVVYGLVGLKTHAKTSLVVRREGDHIRRYVHLGTGNYHPKTARLYTDLGLLTDDEAIAEDVTQLFNYLTGYARHDDYQALLVAPVALRDRLRDLIAAETAKGSDGLIRLKLNSLADRQLITDLYRASRAGVRIDLIIRGICGLRPGIPGVSDTIRVISVVGRLLEHERILQFGDRIWIGSADWLPRNLDRRVEAMVPIVDPDLRDELREILDRTWEDGRQAWHLRSDGSWTRPDASAGPASQEVFMAEATAAAQAAHGEG, via the coding sequence GTGACGACGTCAACCCCGCCGACCCCGCGACACCGGTCGCCGCGACCGCCCCAGCCCCGCGGCCCGGACGGCAGGTTCCGACGGACCCCGACGGTCGACCTCGACGACCCCTCGCTGTTCAGCAACCGCGAGCTGTCCTGGCTCGAGTTCAACCGCCGGGTCCTGGCGCTGGCCGCGGACACCTCCATCCCGCTCCTCGAGCGGCTCCGGTTCATCGCCATCTTCTCGAGCAACCTGGACGAGTTCTTCATGGTGCGGGTGGCCGGCCTGCAGGACCAGGTCGCCGCCGGCCTGCAGAAGCGGACCCCCGACGGGATGTCCGCGGTCGAGCAGCTGGAGGCGATCTCCCGCCGGGTCCGGCCGATGCTGGACCAGTCCACGCACCTGGTGCACGAGGAGATCCTCCCGCTCCTCGCCCGCCGCGGGGTGGGGGTCGTGCACGTGGCCGACCTCGACGAGCGGGCGCTGCACCGCTTCGAGCAGGTGTTCGCCGAGCAGGTGTTCCCCGTCCTGACGCCGCTCGCGGTCGATCCGGGTCACCCGTTCCCGTACATCTCGAACCTGGCGACCTCCCTCGCCGTGACGGTGCGCGACGCGAAGACGGGGCACGTGAAGCTCGCCCGCGTGAAGATCCCGGCGGTGCTGCCGCGCTTCTGGCAGGTGCCGGGCACCTCCCGGGCGTGGGTGCCGCTCGAGGAGCTGATCCGCTGGCGCCTCGACGCGCTGTTCCCCGGCATGGAGGTCGTCGACGCGCACCTGTTCCGGGTCACCCGCAACGCCGACGTCGCCGTCGACGAGGACGAGGCCGAGGACCTGCTCCTCGCCATCCAGGAGCAGCTGTCACGGCGCCGCTTCGGCGCGGTCGTGCGCCTCGAGGTCGCCGACGACATGCCCGCGGAGACCGTCGCCCGGCTGCAGGAGGAGCTCGAGATCTCCCCGGTCCACACCTACGCGGTCCGGGGTCTGATGGGCCGCGCGGACCTCACCCAGCTGGCCGACCTCGACCAGCCGACCCTGCGGTACGAGCCCTGGTCCCCCGTCCCGCACCCGCGGCTGCTGCCGGCTGACGACGGGACGCCGGTGGGCCCGGCGAAGATGTTCGCCGAGATCACGGCGGGCGACCTGCTGCTCCGCCACCCCTACCAGTCCTTCGCGAGCTCCGTCGAGCGGTTCATCACGGCCGCCGCGGAGGACCCCGACGTCCTCGCGATCAAGCAGACGCTCTACCGCACCTCGGGCGACCCACCGATCGTGACGGCCCTGACCCACGCCGCCGAGGCCGGCAAGCAGGTCGTCGCCCTGGTGGAGCTGAAGGCCCGCTTCGACGAGGAGGCCAACATCGGCTGGGCCAGGGTGCTCGAGCGCGCGGGCGTCCACGTCGTCTACGGGCTGGTCGGGTTGAAGACCCACGCGAAGACGTCGCTCGTCGTCCGACGCGAGGGCGACCACATCCGGCGCTACGTCCACCTCGGCACGGGCAACTACCACCCGAAGACGGCCCGGCTGTACACCGATCTCGGCCTGCTCACCGACGACGAGGCGATCGCCGAGGACGTCACCCAGCTGTTCAACTACCTGACCGGCTACGCCCGCCACGACGACTACCAGGCCCTGCTGGTGGCCCCCGTGGCCCTCCGGGATCGCCTGCGGGACCTGATCGCCGCCGAGACCGCCAAGGGATCCGACGGCCTGATCCGGCTGAAGCTGAACTCGCTGGCGGACCGCCAGCTCATCACCGACCTGTACCGAGCCAGCCGCGCAGGGGTCCGCATCGACCTGATCATCCGCGGCATCTGCGGGCTGCGGCCCGGCATCCCCGGGGTGTCGGACACGATCCGGGTCATCTCCGTCGTGGGGCGGCTCCTCGAGCACGAGCGGATCCTCCAGTTCGGCGATCGGATCTGGATCGGCTCGGCGGACTGGCTCCCGCGCAACCTCGACCGCCGCGTCGAGGCCATGGTGCCGATCGTCGACCCGGACCTCCGCGACGAGCTGCGCGAGATCCTCGACCGCACCTGGGAGGACGGCCGCCAGGCGTGGCACCTCCGCTCCGACGGGTCCTGGACCCGTCCGGACGCCAGCGCCGGGCCCGCCAGCCAGGAGGTGTTCATGGCGGAGGCCACGGCCGCCGCGCAGGCCGCCCACGGCGAGGGATGA
- a CDS encoding ABC transporter substrate-binding protein, whose translation MPPPRALVGLVVGTALALGTAACSEPPPRTSLRTGIVGDRTAELTVWLGPQDSLHPQDTSPHLAAAIATPLVATDPASRLPTWGPDVPGALLSAISSPDLQRWELTITEGRRWADGTPITAADLVRGWERSIDRGVPLLSTVEGLRAVDDRTVAVRLTAPFGQLPLLLGDQAFLPVHPEAAEDQPIGDGPYAVVETSDDRLVLALVADHPLAADGAATPILVDTTREPGPDVDVAVGDDGQPTPPAGIGAANRPALVRAPGRQLAHLGLPLDEPAFADVDVRTALSLSLDVPAIAADVAGDAVIPADRLIGPGLPRDDDVTCAACRHDPERARQLWGDGIDGPLTLWFASDGGHDELVDAVAGAWREVLGVEDIQLASEPGADLLGRLADGDVTGPFRLTWQADVPAAVRVLEPLFASQGAANDVRLRDEAIDDLLARAGGERDLDDSLAGYAAVEQAVLDEVAVIPLWFSTIPLAASADVTGVGLDGAGRLDWTALGG comes from the coding sequence GTGCCGCCACCACGTGCGCTGGTCGGGTTGGTCGTGGGCACCGCCCTGGCGCTCGGCACGGCGGCGTGCTCCGAACCGCCGCCCCGGACGTCGCTCCGCACGGGGATCGTCGGTGACCGCACCGCCGAGCTGACCGTGTGGCTGGGTCCCCAGGACAGCCTGCACCCCCAGGACACCTCCCCGCACCTCGCCGCGGCGATCGCCACCCCGCTGGTCGCCACCGATCCGGCCAGCCGACTGCCCACCTGGGGCCCCGACGTGCCCGGAGCCCTGCTCTCCGCCATCTCGAGCCCCGATCTGCAGCGCTGGGAGCTGACGATCACCGAGGGGCGCCGGTGGGCGGACGGCACCCCGATCACCGCCGCCGACCTGGTCCGGGGGTGGGAGCGGTCCATCGACCGCGGGGTGCCCCTGCTGTCGACGGTCGAGGGGCTGCGCGCCGTCGACGACCGGACGGTCGCCGTCCGCCTGACCGCACCGTTCGGTCAGCTCCCCCTGCTGCTCGGCGACCAGGCCTTCCTGCCGGTGCACCCCGAGGCGGCGGAGGATCAGCCGATCGGCGACGGGCCCTACGCGGTCGTCGAGACATCCGACGACCGGCTCGTCCTGGCCCTCGTGGCCGACCACCCGCTCGCCGCGGACGGTGCAGCCACCCCCATCCTGGTGGACACGACACGAGAGCCCGGCCCGGACGTCGACGTGGCCGTCGGGGACGACGGTCAGCCGACCCCGCCGGCGGGCATCGGCGCCGCCAACCGGCCTGCGCTGGTCCGCGCACCCGGACGGCAGCTGGCCCACCTCGGCCTCCCGCTCGACGAACCTGCCTTCGCCGACGTCGACGTGCGCACGGCCCTGTCGCTGTCGCTCGACGTCCCGGCGATCGCTGCCGACGTGGCGGGCGACGCGGTCATCCCGGCCGACCGCCTGATCGGCCCGGGCCTCCCCAGGGATGACGACGTGACCTGCGCGGCCTGCCGGCACGACCCCGAGCGGGCGAGGCAGCTGTGGGGCGACGGCATCGACGGCCCCCTCACCCTGTGGTTCGCCAGCGACGGCGGGCACGACGAGCTGGTCGACGCCGTCGCCGGGGCGTGGCGGGAGGTGCTCGGCGTCGAGGACATCCAGCTGGCCAGCGAACCCGGCGCGGACCTGCTCGGCCGGCTGGCCGACGGCGACGTCACCGGTCCGTTCCGGCTCACCTGGCAGGCCGACGTGCCCGCCGCCGTCCGGGTCCTCGAGCCGCTGTTCGCCTCCCAGGGAGCGGCCAACGACGTCAGGCTCCGCGACGAGGCGATCGACGACCTCCTGGCCCGGGCCGGCGGCGAGCGGGACCTGGACGACAGCCTCGCGGGCTACGCA